ACTGACGGTACCTGGGGTACGCCCGTATCGCTGGGTACGACAATCAACAGCAAGTTCATGGAGTATTGCCCGTTTTACGACGCGGCCCATCAGGTGCTATACTTCACCAGCCGGCGCAATACACTCAACGATGGCAATTACCCTGACATCCAGACGCTCATCGATGCGGCGGGCGGTACCGCAAACGGGCAAAGCCGTCTCTACCAGGTGCCGTTCCGACCGTAACGGACAACGAAAACGTTTTCTTCCCCACACTTTGTAGGCGGGCCTCGCGGTTTTTTTACTAAATTCACGCCGAAAGAAAATCGCGCCGTATGCAATTCGATCCCGCTGAAATCGGGCCTTCCGCCGTCTATAAACTGTTAACGGGCACCGTCATCCCCCGCCCCATCGGCTGGATTTCATCCGTTGATGTAAACGGCATCGCCAATCTCGCGCCGTTTTCGTTTTTCAACGCGGTCAGCGAAGACCCGCCCCATGTGATGTTTTCGACTGTACGGCCCGGCGGCCAAAACAAAGACACCCTTGCGAACGTATTGGCCACCGGCGAGTTCGTCGTCAACCTGGTGACGGAAGAAACGGTGGAAGCCATGAACGCTTCTTCCGCTAATTTTCCTTCCGACGTGAGCGAATTCGAAGCGTTGGGCATCGCCTCCCTCCCGTCCACCCTCATTTCGCCTCCACGGGTCGCGGCGAGTCCCGTGCATCTCGAGTGCCGCCTCGTCCACCACTACCCCATCGGCAACCACGAAACGGGTGGCGCTACGGTGGTCATCGGCGAAGTGTTGCGGTTTCACATACACGATGCCATCCTGAAAGAATCCTTTCACATCGATCTCGACCAATACCGCCCCGTGGCACGGTTGGCCGGATCCAATTATGCTACATTAGGAGCGATATTCTCCCTTAAACGTCCGACATTATGAAAATTAAGGTGATAGGCGGAGGCCCTGGCGGACTCTACTTCTCCATTTTGACAAAGAAAGCGATGCCTGACTGCGAAATCGAGGTATTCGAACGCAACCGGCCCGATGACAGTTTTGGTTTCGGCGTGGTATTCTCGGACGAAACGCTGAGTGAATTCCTCTCGCGTGACCCGGGTTCCTATGAACTCATTCGCGGTAGTTTTGCCTATTGGGATGAGCTGGATGTCGCCCGCGATGGCGAGGTAGTGCGCATCACGGGCAACGGCTTCTGCGGCTGTTCCCGGCGGACGCTATTGGAACTGTTGCAACAGCGCTGCCTGGAAGAAGGCGTGCGGCTGTACTTTGAAGAAAATGTCGACGACCTGTCAAGGTTTGCCGATTCGGATATACTAGTGGCGGCTGACGGGATTGGAAGTGCCATTCGCAGCCGTTACGAAAAGGAGTTCGGCACACACATCGACCTAAAGCGTAACCGTTTTGTGTGGATGGGATCGACGCGACCGCTTGACGCCTTTACCTATTTTTTCCGTACGACCGAGCACGGGCCCATCGTGGCCCATACCTATCAATACGAAGAAGGCCGCAGCACCTGGATTTTCGAGTGTTCCGACGAAACCTTTACCCGCTTTGGCTTTGATGTATTCGAAGAAGCCGATACCGCCCGTCGCATGGAGGCGCTTTTTGCCGAGGAATTACAGGGTCATCCGCTGTTGACCAACAAATCACATTGGCGGCAGTTTCCGGCCGTGACCAATACGCGCTGGCACCACGACAATATCGTGTTGTTGGGAGATGCCAAGGCGACCGCACATTATTCCATTGGATCGGGTACAAAACTCGCCATGGAATGTGCCATTGCGCTTTCCGACGCGGTGTTGGCGCATCCGACCGACCGTGAGGCCGCCTTTGCCCAATACGAGAAGAGCCGCCGTAGTCGCGTGGAAATCATACAGCATGCCGCCAATGTGTCGCTTGATTGGTTCGAACACATGGATCGCTACATCGACCTGCCGTTCTACCAATTCGCATTCGGCGTCATGACGCGTGCCAAGAAAGTAACCTATGAAAACCTGCAGCTTCGCGACCCGTCGTTTACGCAGAAGGTGATGGACGAATTCCATGCCCAAAACGGTACCAATGTGGGCACACCGCCTGCCTTTACGCCGTTTACCCTTCGGGGGATGACACTTCCCAACCGGATTGTAATGTCGGCCATGGGCCAATACCAGGCTGTTGACGGACTCCCGGGCGATTGGCATTTTGTGCATTACGGCAGCCGCGCGGTGAACGGTGTTGGACTGATTATCGCTGAAATGACGGCCGTCTCCCCTACCGGACGAATTACGGAAGGTTGCGCGGGATTGTACACGCCAGAACAAACCGCCGCCTGGAAACGGATCGTAGATTTCGTGCATACGCAGTCGGCTTCGAAAATAGGCATCCAAATCGGTCATTCCGGTCGCAAAGGAGCGGTGCGGAAACCGTGGGAAGGCGCCAACCAACCCTTGGAACATCCGTGGCCACTGGTCGCTGCCTCACCCCTTCCGTTCGCCGATCACCTGCCCGTTCCGGAAGCCTTGACCGAGGAAGGGATGGCCGAAATTACCGCCCAATTTGCCCAGGCCGCCCGAAATGCAGACGCGGCAGGCTTCGACCTGCTCGAACTACAGGCCCATCATGGTTTCCTGCTGGCCTCCTTCCTTTCTCCGTTGACGAACCAGCGCACCGATGGGTATGGTGGCTCACCCGAAAACCGACTGCGGTTCCCGTTGCAGGTCATGAAAGCGGTGCGGGAAGCGTTTTCAAACGATAAACCCCTCGCGGTGCGGCTTTCGGCGAGTGATTGGGCGGAAGGTGGACTTTCGGAATCGGATGCAATAGCGATTGCGAGGGCGTTCCGACAAGCCGGTGCGGACCTTATCGATGTTTCGACCGGGAACACGGTGTCCTACCAGCAACCGCAAACCGGGCGGATGTGGCAGGTGCCGTTCTCCGATGTGGTCCGTCATGAAGCGGACGTACCGACGATAACGGCGGGTAGCATCACCGACATTGACCAGATCAACACCATCATCCTCAACGGTCGTGCCGATTTGGTCGCACTGGGTAAACCCCTGTTGCTCGATCCGGCCTTCGTCCGCCACGCGCAGGCGTATGAAGGATATGAAGCAGACGATATCCCACTGTCGTATCGTACAGGAAAATTCCACCTCTATCCCCTAAAAACCGCCGAACGCAAGATGGTAGAAGGGATGAAGAAGGCGTTGAAACCGGAGAGTCATAAGCGGGGTTGAGAGAAGCGAGAGGAAAGAAGAAAGAAGCAAGAGACAAGAAGAAAGAGGAATTTCCAAAGACCCAATACCTAATACCCCATACCCAATACTAAATACCCCATACCAACAACCCAATACCAAATACCAACCACCAAACAGCGACCAATGAAACACTACGACGATTCATTCGCGCACGACCATCTTCCGCCGGCGGATTTACTGCCGCATTTCGTCGACGACCTGCCGCAGTTCCAACATCCGGAGTTCCTGAATTGCGTTGACCGACTGCTGGACCACCACATCCGTGAAGGAAACGGAGATCGCATTTGTTTACGGACGTTTACCACAACCTGGACCTACCAACAGCTTTTTGATAAAGCCAACCAGATTGCCCGTGTGTTGGTAGACGATCTCGGACTGAAATCCGGGAACCGCGTATTGCTTCGCTCGGCGAATAATCCGATGATGGTGGCCTCTTGGTACGGCATCCTGAAAGCAGGCGGGATCGTGGTAGCGACCATGCCTTTGCTTCGCTCGAAAGAGTTAACGACCATTATCGATTGCGCGGAAATATCCCATGCGTTATGCGATGCGTCGTTGCAGGAGGAATTGTCGCTCGTCGTTTCGCCTTTCCTCAAAAAAACCTGCTTGTTTGACGGCTCCGAACAGCAGCCTTCGGAATTGGAAAGCGCGATGGCGCAAAAGCCGACCCATTTCGATAATTACCACTCCAAGTCGGATAGCGTGGCCCTTATCGGGTTCACGTCGGGTACCACCGGCCTGCCGAAGATGACGGCACATTTCCATAAAGACATATTGAATATCTGCGAGGCCTTTCCGGTATACTCCCTACAGCCGACATCTGATGATATTTTTACGGGAAGTCCACCGTTGGGCTTTACCTTTGGTTTGGGCGGACTCGTGCTCTTCCCCATGTATTTTGGTGCGTCCACCTTCCTGATCGAAAAACCCACACCAGACCTTTTGCTTCAGGCGATACAGGAACACCGTATTTCCATATGCTTTACCGCGCCCACCGCCTGGCGGGTATTGACGGGAAAAGTAGCGGATTACGACATTTCTTCTCTCCGCAAGTGCGTGTCGGCGGGCGAAACCCTCCCACTGAAAGTCTGGCAG
This genomic interval from Flavobacterium sp. HJ-32-4 contains the following:
- a CDS encoding FAD-dependent monooxygenase — encoded protein: MKIKVIGGGPGGLYFSILTKKAMPDCEIEVFERNRPDDSFGFGVVFSDETLSEFLSRDPGSYELIRGSFAYWDELDVARDGEVVRITGNGFCGCSRRTLLELLQQRCLEEGVRLYFEENVDDLSRFADSDILVAADGIGSAIRSRYEKEFGTHIDLKRNRFVWMGSTRPLDAFTYFFRTTEHGPIVAHTYQYEEGRSTWIFECSDETFTRFGFDVFEEADTARRMEALFAEELQGHPLLTNKSHWRQFPAVTNTRWHHDNIVLLGDAKATAHYSIGSGTKLAMECAIALSDAVLAHPTDREAAFAQYEKSRRSRVEIIQHAANVSLDWFEHMDRYIDLPFYQFAFGVMTRAKKVTYENLQLRDPSFTQKVMDEFHAQNGTNVGTPPAFTPFTLRGMTLPNRIVMSAMGQYQAVDGLPGDWHFVHYGSRAVNGVGLIIAEMTAVSPTGRITEGCAGLYTPEQTAAWKRIVDFVHTQSASKIGIQIGHSGRKGAVRKPWEGANQPLEHPWPLVAASPLPFADHLPVPEALTEEGMAEITAQFAQAARNADAAGFDLLELQAHHGFLLASFLSPLTNQRTDGYGGSPENRLRFPLQVMKAVREAFSNDKPLAVRLSASDWAEGGLSESDAIAIARAFRQAGADLIDVSTGNTVSYQQPQTGRMWQVPFSDVVRHEADVPTITAGSITDIDQINTIILNGRADLVALGKPLLLDPAFVRHAQAYEGYEADDIPLSYRTGKFHLYPLKTAERKMVEGMKKALKPESHKRG
- a CDS encoding flavin reductase family protein encodes the protein MQFDPAEIGPSAVYKLLTGTVIPRPIGWISSVDVNGIANLAPFSFFNAVSEDPPHVMFSTVRPGGQNKDTLANVLATGEFVVNLVTEETVEAMNASSANFPSDVSEFEALGIASLPSTLISPPRVAASPVHLECRLVHHYPIGNHETGGATVVIGEVLRFHIHDAILKESFHIDLDQYRPVARLAGSNYATLGAIFSLKRPTL
- a CDS encoding AMP-binding protein codes for the protein MKHYDDSFAHDHLPPADLLPHFVDDLPQFQHPEFLNCVDRLLDHHIREGNGDRICLRTFTTTWTYQQLFDKANQIARVLVDDLGLKSGNRVLLRSANNPMMVASWYGILKAGGIVVATMPLLRSKELTTIIDCAEISHALCDASLQEELSLVVSPFLKKTCLFDGSEQQPSELESAMAQKPTHFDNYHSKSDSVALIGFTSGTTGLPKMTAHFHKDILNICEAFPVYSLQPTSDDIFTGSPPLGFTFGLGGLVLFPMYFGASTFLIEKPTPDLLLQAIQEHRISICFTAPTAWRVLTGKVADYDISSLRKCVSAGETLPLKVWQDWYDATGLKIIDGIGSTELLHIFISSHEDNMKPGATGVPILGYQACILDTAGNELPAGQPGRLAVKGMTGCKYLNRTEKQQEYVENGWNITGDIFRQDEDGYFWFVARGDDMIISSGYNIAAIEVESVLLTHDDIHECAVVGVPDEERGMLVCAHIVLKEKDKASDELKKGIQQWFKEVAAPYKYPRVIHFTEGLPKTETGKIQRFRLKSSN